From Toxorhynchites rutilus septentrionalis strain SRP chromosome 2, ASM2978413v1, whole genome shotgun sequence, a single genomic window includes:
- the LOC129765983 gene encoding serine protease 1-like, with protein MCKLKVSVFLSIVVAASTAEIRDRVTSNDYEVPSSRITDGIVASSTDIPWAAGVLIHGGTSGHDFCSGVLISRRFVLTAANCVSGANTITVALNAADWMNVGTLIRVSHINIHPNFNWLLGRDDIAILTLSQNAPVDDRTIRPVQLPRRSDVGRRMVDWVVTTAGWGNTGNRENEPIPTQRLRFTRDTVTSTLVCQLSYVWVRSTHICVATNNGGPCNGDEGGPVTVTEGARTFLVGIHSFHYSGIRGCERGRSAVNTRITEYLDWIQQNSDIVISP; from the exons ATGTGTAAATTAAAAGTTTCAGTTTTCCTGTCAATTGTAGTAGCTGCTTCGACTGCTGAGATACGAGACAGGGTTACATCGAACGACTATGAAGTACCGTCATCCCGTATTACCGATGGAATCGTAGCTTCCTCCACCGACATTCCGTGGGCTGCTGGAGTGCTCATCCACGGCGGAACTTCCGGACATGACTTCTGCAGTGGGGTGCTGATTTCCAGAAGATTCGTTTTGACGGCAGCCAATTGCGTTTCAGG GGCAAACACCATCACCGTGGCGTTGAACGCCGCTGATTGGATGAACGTTGGAACGCTCATCAGGGTGTCACACATTAATATCCATCCGAACTTCAACTGGCTACTGGGTCGGGATGACATAGCCATTCTCACGCTAAGTCAGAACGCTCCCGTTGATGACCGTACAATTCGGCCAGTGCAGCTGCCACGCCGATCGGATGTTGGTAGGAGGATGGTCGACTGGGTCGTTACAACCGCCGGGTGGGGTAACACGGGTAATCGAGAAAACGAACCGATTCCAACGCAGCGCCTCCGGTTTACGAGGGATACCGTAACCTCAACGCTCGTTTGTCAGTTGTCTTATGTCTGGGTCAGAAGCACTCACATTTGTGTTGCCACGAACAATGGCGGTCCGTGTAAT ggCGATGAAGGAGGACCAGTAACGGTCACAGAAGGTGCCAGAACATTTTTAGTTGGTATCCACTCGTTCCACTACAGTGGAATTCGAGGATGCGAACGGGGTAGATCAGCCGTCAACACACGTATCACCGAATATCTCGATTGGATACAGCAAAATTCTGACATTGTGATTTCCCCATAA